The Pontibacter korlensis sequence TTCCCACAATATGCTTCTGCCAGCACGGGCTCCGCCCACGACAAGATCATGGAAATTGTGAAGGACTGGTGGATTGTGCCGAGCATCAACTTTATCTCCGACTTCTGTAACGATCCCGGCTTTATCGAGTCGTTTGCGGAACTTGGTCGAAAGTATTTGGCTAAGGAAAACTACGACCATGTGCTGTTCAGTTACCACGGTTTGCCGGAGCGCCACATCCTGAAGGGCAGCGACCACGGCTACTGCAAACTAGGCACCTGCTGCAACAGCTATAACAAGCGCAACAAATACTGCTACCGCGCCTCCTGTTTCGAGACCTCGCGTCAACTGGCCGCAGCGCTTAACCTAAGCGAAGACCAATACTCTGTTGCTTTTCAGTCGCGGTTGGGCAAAGATCCCTGGCTGAAGCCGTATAGCGATGAGGTGCTGAAAACGTACCCAGAGAAGGGCATCAAAAAAGTACTTGCCTTCAGTCCTGCCTTCGTGGCCGATTGTCTGGAGACGACCATAGAAGTTGGCGAAGAATTCAAAGAAATGTTCTTGGAAGCCGGGGGCGAGAAATGGCAACTGGTGGAAAGTCTCAACTCTAACGATACTTGGGTAGAAGCCGTGAAGCAGATAGTTCTGCAGAACTAAACGCAGTATACTTTAAAGTGCGAAGAGCCGCCAGTAATGTTACCGGCGGCTCTTCTTTTGCCCCTAGGCAGAAGTAACTTTAAAAACTAGATTCTCTCTGAATCAACCCAATCTTCTGAGATGGCATCCGCATACTGGGTAATCTTTTGAAGCAGCACCTTTGCATCGCTCTCCACAATCAGATTGTCGCTGTACTCTGGTTTGATGAATCCTTCTTCCACACCATGAGTTATCAGGTCTATAAATTTGTTGTAATAACCATTTACATTGTAGAAGGCAACCGGCTTTTTGATGATGCCTAATTGGTTCCAGGTAATGATTTCGTTCACTTCGTCAAGTGTACCAAAACCACCAGGCATAGCAATAAATGCATCCGATTTAGAAGCCATGAGTGCCTTACGCTCGTGCATGGTTTTTACCACATACTGTTCTGTAAGACCAGTATGTGCCACCTCACGGTCCACCAGGCTTTGCGGAATAACACCAACAGCCTCTCCACCTTCAGCAAGTACGGCATCGGCAATGGCACCCATCAGCCCCACCTTACCTCCTCCAAAAACCAATCTTATTTTTTTCGTGGCCATTAGCTGGCCCAGGTTTGTGGCAGCATCACGATACTCCGGGTTAGTTCCGGTGTTAGCTCCACAGAATACGGCTATACTTTTCATGCTTATACTTTACCTAAAAGTTGATTAATAAGAAAGGCCCCGGCTGTATGCTGGGGCCTTATAATTCGCAGTTGCTCCCGTTACCTTAAACCAATTGCTTTTTATACATTTTGGCTAACGTTTCGGCAGCGTAGTCAATTTCTTCTGGTGTATTATACTTGCTAAAGGAGAAACGCACCGAACCACGGTTTTGATCCACCTCCAGTGCACGCAGCACATGAGAACCCGTATTGGCACCACTACTGCAGGCACTTCCTCCTGACACAGAAATCTTGTTTATATCCAGGCTGAAGAGAAGCATCTCGTTAATATCAGAGGCTGGTAAACTTACGTTTAGCACAGTATATAAACTCTTATCTCCGAACTCTGACATACCGTTAAAGCTTACATCGTCCATCTGCTCGCGCAGCTTGTGGATCATGCGGTCTTTTAAGCCTTGAATATGGCGGGTATGGTCCTCCATGTCGCGGTAAGCAATCTCCAAAGCTTTCGCTAAGCCAATGATACCGTACACGTTTTCGGTTCCGCCACGCATGTTGCGTTCCTGTGCTCCACCCTGTATCAGGGGCTGGATTTTGGTTTCGGCATCGCAGTACAAGAAGCCTACTCCTTTAGGGCCATGGAATTTATGTGCCGAGCCAACAATAAAGTTGGTCTTTAGCTTTTGCAGATCGTGCTTGTAGTGGCCCATCGTCTGCACCGTGTCTGAGTGGAGCACGGCATTATACTTCTTGCAGATTTCTCCTATGGTCTCAATATCGTTGAGGTTGCCGATTTCATTGTTGGCGTGCATAATGGAGACAAGCGTCTGCGGCTGCTTAGCCAATAACTCCTCCAGGTGCTCCAGGTCTAAATTTCCGCGCTCGTCGTGGCGCAGGTAGCTTACCTGTACTCCTTCCTGCTTCTCTAAAAACTCTATTGTGTGCAGTACTGCATGGTGCTCCAGTTTGGTAGTTATAGCATGCTTTATACCCAACGAGCGGCAAGTACATACCAGAGCCGCATTATCAGCCTCTGTACCTCCAGAAGTAAAGAAGACCTCAGCTGGAGACGTGTTTAGCAAGCCAGCTACCGTTTTGCGCGCGCGCTCAATTGCCGCCCTCACCTCGCGCCCATGCGAGTGTATGGAAGATGGGTTCCCGAAATGCTCCAGCATAAAAGGAGCCATGGCATCAAAAACCTCCTTATCAAGAGGTGTAGTGGCAGCATTATCTAAATAAACACGCATAGTTTTAAGCTATTTCTTATTTCTATTCTTTACTCAACCATTTAAGCATAAAAAAAAGTTGCGCCAATGGCAGGAACAATCCCATACCAGTGGCGCAACACTGTCTGTTACTCATGTTTTGTATTACAACAGCAACAACACATACTTTATGCTTTTACAGAAATGATTTCTTTGATGTCAGCAATAATTTTATTGGCCAGGTGCTCGGCAGTAGCATTACTATCGCTCTCTGCATAAATACGGATAATAGGCTCCGTATTAGATTTGCGCAGGTGCACCCACTCTTTATCAAACTCGATCTTCACACCATCTATTGTGTTGATTGGCTGCTTCGCATAGCGTTCCTGCATCTGGCGTAGCACCTCATCCACGTTTACATCTGGGGTAAGCTCTATTTTATTCTTAGAGATATAGTAGTTAGGGTAGCTGGCACGAAGGCGCGTCATACTCATACCCGACTTAGCCAGGTGAGACAGGAACAACGCAATACCTACTAAAGCGTCGCGGCCATAGTGCAGCTCTGGGTAGATAATGCCACCATTTCCTTCGCCACCGATGATGGCATTCTGCTCCTTCATCTTGTTTACCACGTTCACCTCTCCAACGGCTGCAGCATAGTAGTTACCACCGGCTTTTTCGGTTACGTCGCGCAATGCACGGGTAGATGAAAGGTTTGAAACCGTATTGCCTACTTGGTTTTTAAGTACGTAATCGGCTACTGCTACTAAAGTATACTCCTCACCAAACATGCTGCCGTCTTCGTTTATCAACGCAAGTCGGTCTACGTCCGGGTCCACCACAATACCCAAGTCGAATTTACCCTTCTCTATAACTCTGGCTATTTCGCGCAGGTTCTCTGGAAGCGGTTCTGGGTTGTGGGCAAAATTACCATCCGGCTCACAGAAAAGCTTCTCTATTTTATGTACGCCCAGCGCCTCTAAGAGCATCGGCACAGCAAATCCACCGCTTGAGTTAACAGCATCCACTACTACACTAAAGTTCTTAGCCTTTATAGCTTCTACATCTACAAGTGGCAGGTTAAGTATAGCTTTAATATGCTTCTTTAAAGCACTTTCGTTTTGCTTATACTTGCCTAACTGGGTTACCTGTGCGAAGTCGAAAGCTTCTTTCTCCGCAATCTCCAGCACCAGCTTGCCTTCCTCATCAGAGATAAATTCTCCTTTATGATTCAGCAGCTTTAGGGCATTCCACTGCTTAGGGTTGTGGCTTGCTGTAAGTATAATGCCACCACCAGCTTTTTTCTCTGGCACTACCATCTCTACAGTTGGCGTAGTAGAAAGTCCTACGTCAATTACATCTATACCCAAACCTTGCAGTGTGGCGCATACCAGTTTGTTTACCATGTCGCCTGAGAGGCGTGCATCGCGGCCAACTACAATTGTTTTCTTATCGGTGTTTTGAAGCACCCATGTTCCGAAAGCAGCGGAAAACTTAACTACATCCACAGGGGTAAGTCCCTCACCAACCTGTCCGCCTATCGTACCACGTATTCCTGAAATCGATTTTATTAAAGCCACTGTCCGTATATTAATTACTCAGACAAAAGTAGTAATTTTACTTATACTTCAAGGAGAATTTATGGCATGAAGCACACAGAAAAAACTACATCCATCTGAATACCTGCACCATGTCCTAAACATCAAAAAAATCACTCTCTGAGTTTACTGCAGCATCAATAGCAGAATGCGCTAATTAATAGCTAGGCTTTATTCTCTTTTTTCAGCTCCTTCACTTTAAGCCTGACTACCTCCAGTTCATCAATTCTGAGCCTATCCACTTCTCCTGTTTTAAGTGAGAACTTTTTAATAGCTAAACCACCTATGGCAAGTGCTATCTAAGACTGCACAGGTGTAACAGAAGATACAATTTCCCTGATCTGCTTTTTCTTTTTCATAATCTTATTTAGCTAGCCAATTTATAGTTACGCGTAATGAGAGATTTGCAACTGCTTGGGTCTTGTAGCTCTTACTTACGCGTAAATAAAAGCTTGCTTACCTTGTCTGCTCGCTCCATATGTTAAGACAATATTAAGCCTTGACACCCTCTGTTCTCGTACCTTAATTATTTAGTATCTTTGCCTTTATGACTACTTCACAATCCGGAAAAAACACGCGTCAACAGCAGCTTGAAGCTTTTAACAGGCTACTGGATATAATGGATGATCTGCGTGAAAAATGCCCTTGGGATCGTAAGCAAACAGTCGAAAGCTTACGACACCTAACTATAGAAGAGACTTACGAACTTTCGGATGCTATTCTAAAAGGAGATCTGCAGGAGGTAAAGAAAGAATTAGGTGATATAATGCTGCACTTAGTTTTTTATGCAAAAATAGCTGCAGAAAAAGGCGAGTTCGACATTGCTGATGTACTACATGCTCAGTGTGAGAAGCTTATTTTCCGCCACCCACATATCTATGGAGATACAAAGGCCGATAGCGAGGAGGAGGTGAAACAAAACTGGGAGAAGCTTAAGCTAAAGGAGGGAAACAAATCAGTTTTAGGCGGCGTACCGCAGTCTCTGCCAGCACTGGTTAAGGCTATGCGCATACAGGAAAAAGCAAGAGGCGCCGGTTTTGACTGGGATGAAAAGGACCAAGTATGGGCAAAGGTGCAGGAAGAGCTAGGTGAGTTTGGAATCGAGTTTAATGTTGCTGATAACTGTACCATTGATCAGCAAAAAGCCACCGCAGAGTTTGGAGACCTACTGTTCTCACTTATCAACTTTGCCCGTTTTGCAGGCATCAATCCTGAGGAGGCATTAGAGAGAACAAACCTCAAGTTCATTTCACGCTTTCAGTACATTGAAACGGAGGCCGCGAAAGACGGAAAGTCGTTACAGGACATGTCCCTGCAGGAGATGGACTATTACTGGAACCAAGCAAAAAAACTGTAGGCTTGCATACAGCATAATGAAGAAATTACTTATATTTAATGCGCTTTTCTCTAGAGACAGCTGAAAAGCTTTTATAGTGGCAAGGCTTAAATGTACTAAACTATAAAAGCGGAAGCCACTCCTGACAATCTGCTACCCATATGCTTAAGGCTTATATTAGGCGTATCAAATAAAAAGGTAAGGCGTCGCAGCTGGCTCCGATGTTCGTACTTTGAAACAAACTTGATTATTTATAATTTACGATATTGCTGCTCCTCAAATTTGGAATTATGAAGGACAAAAGCTTAAATTTAGGCAACTAAAGGAGCAGCTATAGGGTTTTATCGAATTTTTTCAGACATCTATTGTTTGAAAAATCAAGAAAAATCTGAAATTGCAAATCCAATAAAGAACTAAAAACGAAACAATTACATTTTATAATTACACAAACTTTTTTTTACAACACAAACAGCTAAACTTTAAACTTTAATTAAAATGGAAAAAAAGACTGCAGTAGTGAGCAAGAATGCTAATGTAGAGAAAAAACCGAGTCCGGTAGGCTCTCTATTTGCGACTATCGTTATTCCGCTCGCCCTGATAGCATGTGTGCTTATCTATATGTTCGTATTTGGTAATCCTGCCAACTTCGAAGGCAATGATCCGAACAACCACCCACTTCCAGGCAACTATCTTGGTATCGTTTACAAAGGTGGTTGGGTAGTACCAGTGCTTCTTTCTCTGAACCTGATGGTATTTATCTTCGCTATCGAGCGTGGTCTGACTATCGGTAAAGCGAAAGGAACTAAGAGCGTTGCTGAATTCGTACG is a genomic window containing:
- the hemH gene encoding ferrochelatase, whose amino-acid sequence is MSKKNTGKIGVLLVNLGTPDTPETPDVRKYLREFLLDKRVIDINPVSRFFLINGIIAPFRAPKSAVVYKQLWTERGSPLLYHGIDLKEKLQASLGDGYHVAFGMRYQKPSIKSALEELREQSVDRIIVFPLFPQYASASTGSAHDKIMEIVKDWWIVPSINFISDFCNDPGFIESFAELGRKYLAKENYDHVLFSYHGLPERHILKGSDHGYCKLGTCCNSYNKRNKYCYRASCFETSRQLAAALNLSEDQYSVAFQSRLGKDPWLKPYSDEVLKTYPEKGIKKVLAFSPAFVADCLETTIEVGEEFKEMFLEAGGEKWQLVESLNSNDTWVEAVKQIVLQN
- a CDS encoding TIGR00730 family Rossman fold protein is translated as MKSIAVFCGANTGTNPEYRDAATNLGQLMATKKIRLVFGGGKVGLMGAIADAVLAEGGEAVGVIPQSLVDREVAHTGLTEQYVVKTMHERKALMASKSDAFIAMPGGFGTLDEVNEIITWNQLGIIKKPVAFYNVNGYYNKFIDLITHGVEEGFIKPEYSDNLIVESDAKVLLQKITQYADAISEDWVDSERI
- a CDS encoding cysteine desulfurase family protein; translated protein: MRVYLDNAATTPLDKEVFDAMAPFMLEHFGNPSSIHSHGREVRAAIERARKTVAGLLNTSPAEVFFTSGGTEADNAALVCTCRSLGIKHAITTKLEHHAVLHTIEFLEKQEGVQVSYLRHDERGNLDLEHLEELLAKQPQTLVSIMHANNEIGNLNDIETIGEICKKYNAVLHSDTVQTMGHYKHDLQKLKTNFIVGSAHKFHGPKGVGFLYCDAETKIQPLIQGGAQERNMRGGTENVYGIIGLAKALEIAYRDMEDHTRHIQGLKDRMIHKLREQMDDVSFNGMSEFGDKSLYTVLNVSLPASDINEMLLFSLDINKISVSGGSACSSGANTGSHVLRALEVDQNRGSVRFSFSKYNTPEEIDYAAETLAKMYKKQLV
- the glmM gene encoding phosphoglucosamine mutase, with product MALIKSISGIRGTIGGQVGEGLTPVDVVKFSAAFGTWVLQNTDKKTIVVGRDARLSGDMVNKLVCATLQGLGIDVIDVGLSTTPTVEMVVPEKKAGGGIILTASHNPKQWNALKLLNHKGEFISDEEGKLVLEIAEKEAFDFAQVTQLGKYKQNESALKKHIKAILNLPLVDVEAIKAKNFSVVVDAVNSSGGFAVPMLLEALGVHKIEKLFCEPDGNFAHNPEPLPENLREIARVIEKGKFDLGIVVDPDVDRLALINEDGSMFGEEYTLVAVADYVLKNQVGNTVSNLSSTRALRDVTEKAGGNYYAAAVGEVNVVNKMKEQNAIIGGEGNGGIIYPELHYGRDALVGIALFLSHLAKSGMSMTRLRASYPNYYISKNKIELTPDVNVDEVLRQMQERYAKQPINTIDGVKIEFDKEWVHLRKSNTEPIIRIYAESDSNATAEHLANKIIADIKEIISVKA
- the mazG gene encoding nucleoside triphosphate pyrophosphohydrolase, which produces MTTSQSGKNTRQQQLEAFNRLLDIMDDLREKCPWDRKQTVESLRHLTIEETYELSDAILKGDLQEVKKELGDIMLHLVFYAKIAAEKGEFDIADVLHAQCEKLIFRHPHIYGDTKADSEEEVKQNWEKLKLKEGNKSVLGGVPQSLPALVKAMRIQEKARGAGFDWDEKDQVWAKVQEELGEFGIEFNVADNCTIDQQKATAEFGDLLFSLINFARFAGINPEEALERTNLKFISRFQYIETEAAKDGKSLQDMSLQEMDYYWNQAKKL